A single Cupriavidus sp. D39 DNA region contains:
- a CDS encoding diguanylate cyclase domain-containing protein: MRWTLKNRAALATALVVSLFSVALAAIAQYYAYTSLKELLQAQQYTQVKLVAEQLNEKFEGRAVLLRTLARQLAPMLERSPDELKAFASQAASIPEAFNSVSLIWPDGRLAFNTAMPTGQQFQLADRDYVQGIVQGASTFFSEPLIGRNNGAPGFVIAVALRSPDGRLRAIVIGSLNLLRDNFLLDVVRNRVGATGMFCLVSSGQNPRYVMHADRAQLMKIASAVGESCGTEKAYSPFEILQPTQPIVARYLLKSNGWELVATLPAKEAYSPLTEVRRKVVLAAGIGLLVAVGLMWIVVRHLLVPLERLHRAIQRNPANLNELLPKAETPRDEVSELTITFSRVIRQLVERESALQKAKEEAHASERRIQTIANQVPDLISYVDAQGRYVFVNTAYERRFGLPAASIVGLSMQELWGAPAYAEMKPYLDRAYAGESLTFDRVPRDTREYQCLEITCQPALVEGCDIVQGLHVFVRDVTVERAQVNRLEQLTLADHLTGLLNRKGFDRYLSAAIKRADQNQSSMALLLVDLDGFKCVNDSYGHAVGDKLLVTFAERLALIVPQAGATARIGGDEFAVVLDNVKSSDEAERVAQAIMEFSAHPYIYPGYQVTARASVGIALRRRDSGRVAAGQTAAELFSRADAALYGAKHDGKGRFLVCEAEAD; the protein is encoded by the coding sequence GTGCGCTGGACCTTGAAAAACCGCGCGGCATTGGCGACGGCACTGGTGGTGTCGCTGTTCAGCGTTGCACTGGCCGCGATCGCACAGTATTACGCCTATACCAGCCTGAAAGAGCTGCTGCAAGCGCAGCAGTACACCCAGGTCAAGCTGGTCGCTGAGCAACTCAATGAGAAGTTCGAAGGACGTGCCGTCCTGCTGCGCACCCTCGCGCGACAACTGGCGCCAATGCTGGAGCGTTCGCCGGACGAATTGAAGGCGTTTGCCAGCCAGGCCGCCTCCATACCCGAGGCATTCAACTCGGTATCGCTGATCTGGCCGGATGGCCGCCTCGCCTTCAACACGGCCATGCCAACCGGCCAGCAGTTTCAGTTGGCGGACCGGGACTACGTGCAAGGCATAGTGCAAGGTGCATCCACATTCTTCTCCGAGCCATTGATTGGCCGCAACAATGGCGCACCGGGCTTCGTGATTGCCGTCGCACTTCGCTCGCCAGACGGTCGGTTGCGAGCCATCGTGATCGGCAGCCTGAACTTGCTTCGCGACAACTTCTTGCTGGACGTCGTGCGCAATCGCGTGGGTGCCACCGGCATGTTCTGCCTGGTGTCGTCCGGACAGAATCCCCGCTACGTGATGCATGCCGACCGGGCGCAGTTGATGAAAATTGCTAGCGCCGTGGGCGAGTCCTGCGGCACGGAAAAAGCTTATTCCCCCTTCGAGATTCTCCAGCCGACCCAGCCAATCGTTGCAAGGTACCTGCTCAAATCCAACGGCTGGGAACTCGTGGCCACGCTTCCCGCCAAAGAAGCGTACTCGCCGCTGACCGAAGTCCGTCGCAAGGTTGTGCTAGCGGCAGGTATCGGCCTGCTCGTTGCAGTTGGCCTGATGTGGATCGTGGTCCGGCACCTGCTGGTGCCGCTGGAGCGGCTGCATCGTGCGATCCAGCGGAACCCTGCCAACCTCAATGAGCTTTTACCCAAAGCCGAAACACCGCGCGATGAGGTAAGCGAGCTGACAATCACTTTCTCGCGGGTTATCAGGCAATTGGTGGAGCGCGAATCGGCGCTGCAAAAGGCAAAGGAGGAGGCGCACGCATCAGAGAGGCGCATCCAAACCATCGCCAACCAGGTGCCGGACCTCATCTCCTACGTCGATGCGCAGGGACGCTATGTCTTCGTGAACACAGCTTACGAGCGCCGATTCGGGCTGCCGGCTGCCAGCATTGTCGGGCTTTCCATGCAAGAACTGTGGGGTGCGCCCGCCTATGCCGAGATGAAACCCTACCTGGACCGCGCTTATGCTGGGGAGAGCCTGACCTTTGATCGGGTTCCCCGTGACACTCGCGAATATCAATGCCTTGAGATCACCTGTCAGCCGGCTCTGGTTGAAGGTTGTGACATCGTGCAAGGCCTGCACGTCTTCGTGAGAGATGTGACAGTGGAGCGCGCGCAGGTCAACCGGCTGGAACAACTGACCCTTGCGGATCATCTGACCGGACTTCTCAATCGGAAAGGCTTTGATCGCTACCTGTCCGCGGCCATCAAGCGTGCCGACCAAAACCAGAGCTCGATGGCGCTCCTTTTGGTGGACCTGGACGGATTCAAATGCGTGAACGACAGCTACGGGCACGCGGTCGGGGACAAGCTGCTCGTTACTTTCGCCGAGCGGCTCGCCTTGATTGTCCCGCAAGCGGGCGCCACCGCACGCATCGGCGGCGACGAATTTGCCGTCGTTCTGGACAATGTCAAATCCTCGGATGAAGCGGAGCGGGTTGCACAAGCCATCATGGAATTTTCAGCCCACCCTTACATTTATCCGGGGTATCAGGTGACGGCTCGCGCAAGCGTTGGCATAGCGCTGCGCCGCCGCGACAGTGGTCGGGTTGCGGCCGGTCAGACTGCCGCAGAACTGTTCTCTCGCGCCGACGCTGCGCTATATGGGGCAAAGCACGATGGGAAAGGTAGATTCTTGGTATGCGAGGCTGAAGCGGATTGA
- a CDS encoding reverse transcriptase domain-containing protein, giving the protein MHLPVSGSDRLKDKIHIDVSTASGPGRQTLPRNAQAQFYPAVCSIVGGVVSPVLANLFLHYAFDRWMRKHHPDVPFERYADDAICHCKSEAQARGLKQGLEMRLAECKLDLHPEKTKIVYCKQANRQASYPLCQFDFLGYTFRPRSVRNRVGKLSVGFLPAVSNKAAKAMRQELRRRSVLHRYDLSLTELADRTRPTLLGWIQYYGRFYRSALGQVLLAVDAALVRWAQRKYKHLSGRKVRAAAWLKDVKSRQPGLFAHWAMETTVGR; this is encoded by the coding sequence CTGCACCTGCCTGTCAGCGGGAGCGACCGTCTCAAGGACAAGATCCACATTGACGTCAGCACAGCTTCTGGACCAGGGCGCCAGACACTCCCTCGAAATGCGCAGGCCCAATTTTATCCGGCAGTTTGCTCTATTGTTGGTGGCGTTGTCAGTCCGGTGCTGGCTAACCTGTTTCTCCACTATGCGTTCGACCGGTGGATGCGCAAGCATCACCCGGACGTGCCATTCGAGCGCTATGCTGATGACGCCATCTGTCATTGCAAGAGCGAAGCGCAGGCGCGAGGGCTCAAGCAGGGGCTGGAGATGCGGCTGGCCGAATGCAAGCTGGATCTGCATCCGGAAAAGACCAAAATCGTGTACTGCAAGCAGGCCAACCGGCAGGCAAGCTATCCGCTATGTCAGTTCGACTTTCTGGGCTATACGTTCAGACCGCGAAGTGTCAGGAATCGGGTGGGCAAGTTGTCGGTCGGCTTCTTGCCTGCGGTCAGCAACAAGGCTGCGAAGGCGATGCGGCAGGAGCTGCGTCGCCGCAGTGTGTTGCACCGCTATGACCTGAGTCTGACTGAGTTGGCGGACCGAACCCGTCCGACTTTACTGGGTTGGATTCAGTACTACGGTCGATTTTATCGGTCTGCGCTGGGACAGGTGCTGCTTGCGGTCGATGCCGCGCTGGTCCGCTGGGCCCAAAGGAAATACAAACACCTCAGCGGTCGGAAGGTGCGTGCAGCGGCATGGCTGAAAGACGTCAAGTCTCGGCAGCCAGGCTTATTTGCGCACTGGGCCATGGAGACCACGGTTGGACGATAG